A part of Synechococcus sp. KORDI-49 genomic DNA contains:
- the yvcK gene encoding gluconeogenesis factor YvcK family protein, translating into MTTHSKRRARAIRAQRRKDLVTRSQRAVRWLQPGLVVKRWLLTSGLGLMMALLGAAVWADLKPIYWIIETLSWMLSTITTVLPREITGPLVVIVGIGLVLWGQSRSFGSIQQALAPDKDTVLVDALRAKSRLNRGPNIVAIGGGTGLSTLLSGLKRYSSHITAIVTVADDGGSSGVLRRELGVLPPGDIRNCLAALSTEEPLLTRLFQYRFAAGSGLEGHSFGNLFLSALTAITGNLETAITASSRVLAVQGQVVPATSADVRLWAELENGERIEGESNIGKAPSPIVRLGCLPERPPALPRALEAIANADLILLGPGSLYTSLLPNLLVPELMSAIQSSRSPRLYICNLMTQPGETDGLDVGGHLRAIEAQLASLGIDDRLFTAVLAQDNVESSPLVEHYRARGAEPVRCDAERLRTEGYDVTLAPLQGARPTATLRHDPRNLALAVMRFYRSHRKDQTPRDRDQ; encoded by the coding sequence GTGACTACGCACAGCAAACGACGGGCCAGGGCGATACGGGCCCAGCGACGCAAGGATCTGGTGACCCGATCGCAGCGGGCGGTCCGCTGGCTCCAGCCGGGACTGGTGGTGAAGCGCTGGCTGCTCACCTCCGGACTCGGCCTGATGATGGCTCTGCTCGGAGCAGCCGTCTGGGCTGATCTCAAGCCGATCTACTGGATCATTGAGACCCTGAGCTGGATGTTGAGCACCATCACCACGGTGCTTCCGCGGGAGATCACGGGCCCGCTGGTGGTGATCGTCGGGATCGGGTTGGTGCTGTGGGGCCAGAGCCGCAGCTTCGGCTCCATCCAGCAGGCCCTGGCGCCTGACAAGGACACGGTTCTGGTGGATGCCCTGCGAGCCAAGAGCCGGCTGAACCGCGGCCCGAACATCGTCGCCATCGGAGGGGGCACCGGTCTCTCCACCCTGCTGAGCGGGCTCAAGCGCTACAGCAGTCACATCACCGCCATCGTCACCGTTGCTGATGACGGCGGCAGCAGCGGCGTGCTCCGTCGGGAACTCGGGGTGCTGCCCCCCGGAGACATCCGCAACTGTCTGGCGGCACTCTCCACCGAGGAGCCACTGCTGACAAGACTGTTCCAATACCGCTTCGCAGCTGGCAGCGGCCTCGAGGGCCACAGCTTCGGCAACCTGTTCCTCTCGGCTCTCACCGCCATCACCGGCAACCTGGAGACGGCCATCACGGCCTCCAGTCGCGTCCTGGCTGTTCAGGGCCAGGTGGTGCCTGCCACCAGTGCTGATGTGAGGCTCTGGGCGGAGTTGGAGAACGGAGAGCGGATCGAGGGGGAAAGCAACATCGGCAAGGCACCAAGCCCGATCGTTCGGCTCGGTTGTCTGCCGGAACGCCCGCCGGCTCTTCCCCGCGCTCTCGAAGCGATCGCCAACGCCGATCTGATCCTGCTGGGCCCCGGCAGCCTCTACACCTCGCTGCTTCCCAATCTGCTGGTTCCGGAGCTGATGTCGGCCATCCAGTCATCCCGCTCGCCAAGGCTCTACATCTGCAATCTGATGACCCAGCCCGGAGAAACCGACGGTTTGGATGTGGGTGGTCATCTCCGGGCGATCGAAGCCCAGCTGGCAAGCCTCGGCATCGACGACCGACTGTTCACGGCTGTGTTGGCTCAAGACAACGTGGAATCCTCTCCACTGGTCGAGCATTACCGAGCCCGCGGTGCGGAACCGGTCCGTTGCGATGCGGAGCGACTGCGGACGGAGGGCTATGACGTCACCCTGGCCCCCCTCCAGGGGGCACGACCGACCGCGACACTCAGGCACGACCCCCGCAATCTCGCGCTCGCGGTGATGCGTTTCTACCGCAGCCACCGCAAGGATCAGACCCCACGGGACCGTGATCAGTAG
- a CDS encoding ABC transporter ATP-binding protein, whose translation MRDLTMQWGQRPVLDRVNLQMQPGERLAVVGPSGAGKSTVLRLLAGLQLPTQGELCLFGKQQTYLRLDQTRPPDVRLVFQNPALLASLTVEQNVGFLLRERGRMTAREIRQRVESCLEAVGLYDVAHLYPSELSGGMQKRVSFARALVDDPERGDQAMPLLLYDEPTAGLDPVACTRIEDLIVKTTTVARGCSVVVSHVRSTIERSAERVVMLYGGSFRWQGSVEEFRSTDNPYVEQFRTGSLRGPMQPMES comes from the coding sequence ATGCGCGACCTCACCATGCAGTGGGGGCAGCGGCCAGTGCTGGATCGGGTGAATCTGCAGATGCAGCCTGGAGAGCGCCTGGCGGTGGTGGGTCCTTCCGGCGCCGGTAAGTCGACCGTGCTGCGCCTGTTGGCCGGTCTTCAGCTGCCCACGCAGGGCGAACTGTGTCTCTTCGGAAAGCAGCAGACCTATCTGCGGCTGGATCAGACCCGACCTCCGGATGTGCGACTGGTGTTTCAGAACCCTGCCCTGCTGGCTTCGCTCACCGTGGAGCAGAACGTCGGTTTTCTGTTGCGGGAGCGGGGACGCATGACTGCCCGGGAGATCCGCCAGCGAGTGGAATCCTGCCTCGAGGCGGTGGGCCTCTACGACGTGGCCCATCTCTACCCATCCGAGCTGAGCGGTGGCATGCAGAAACGGGTGAGTTTCGCGCGGGCTCTCGTCGATGATCCGGAACGCGGAGACCAGGCCATGCCGTTGCTGCTCTATGACGAGCCCACCGCTGGACTGGATCCGGTGGCTTGCACCCGCATCGAGGATCTGATCGTGAAGACCACAACGGTGGCCAGAGGCTGTTCGGTGGTGGTCAGCCACGTGCGCAGCACGATCGAGCGATCGGCGGAACGGGTTGTGATGTTGTACGGCGGCAGTTTTCGCTGGCAGGGCTCCGTGGAGGAGTTCCGCAGCACCGACAACCCCTACGTGGAGCAGTTCAGGACAGGTAGTCTTCGCGGACCCATGCAGCCCATGGAGTCCTGA
- a CDS encoding MlaD family protein — MRRSIRDAIVGFTVLGGIVGFGATALWMRGVRLGASTWMVTARFADAGGLAERSPVTYRGILVGSVKTIRVTPEAVVADLEINQGDLKLAQPVTATVASGSLLGGDALIALVSKGKPLPEEAPRASAADCVGSRQLCNGATIQGQEAPSLSTVTETIQALLSEAQKANLIPALAQSTQQFETTSKDASLFLNNADQAVAEIELLVKQLRAEAAKVEPMIENLNAATGNAVKASAHVNNIVAALDNPKTLNELRQTAANAADLTAKIDSVGGDVEKLTSDEEFMKGLRSVTIGLGELFAELYPAETSR; from the coding sequence ATGCGACGCAGCATCCGCGATGCCATCGTCGGCTTCACCGTGCTTGGGGGCATCGTCGGGTTCGGTGCGACAGCTCTGTGGATGCGGGGGGTACGGCTCGGGGCCAGCACCTGGATGGTGACAGCACGTTTCGCTGATGCCGGTGGCCTGGCGGAGCGTTCACCGGTCACCTACCGGGGCATTCTGGTGGGTTCCGTGAAGACGATCCGTGTGACTCCAGAAGCGGTCGTTGCGGATCTGGAGATCAACCAAGGGGATCTGAAACTGGCTCAGCCGGTCACCGCCACGGTCGCTTCCGGCTCTCTGCTGGGGGGAGATGCTCTCATTGCCCTGGTCAGCAAGGGCAAGCCACTGCCGGAAGAGGCACCGCGGGCCAGTGCGGCTGACTGTGTTGGCAGCAGGCAGCTCTGCAATGGAGCGACGATCCAGGGGCAGGAAGCCCCCAGCCTCAGCACCGTGACCGAGACCATTCAGGCTCTGCTGTCTGAGGCCCAGAAAGCCAATCTCATCCCTGCTCTGGCGCAGTCCACCCAGCAGTTCGAAACCACGTCGAAGGATGCCTCACTGTTCCTGAACAACGCCGATCAGGCGGTTGCGGAGATCGAGCTGCTGGTGAAGCAGCTGCGGGCCGAGGCCGCCAAGGTCGAGCCGATGATCGAGAACCTGAATGCGGCCACCGGCAATGCCGTCAAGGCTTCGGCTCACGTGAACAACATCGTGGCTGCTCTGGACAATCCCAAGACCCTGAACGAGTTGCGGCAGACGGCGGCCAATGCTGCTGACCTCACTGCCAAGATCGATTCCGTCGGAGGTGATGTGGAGAAACTCACCTCAGATGAGGAGTTCATGAAAGGCCTGCGCAGCGTGACCATCGGACTCGGTGAGCTGTTCGCTGAGCTTTATCCGGCAGAGACCTCCAGGTAG